Below is a window of Falco rusticolus isolate bFalRus1 chromosome 9, bFalRus1.pri, whole genome shotgun sequence DNA.
AAGTGCAAGTTTGTAAGTGCAAAAGGAGCGTGTCTGCTGGTGTAAGTCTCTCTGTCACCCCCAAGTCCCCCCCAAGGCAGAGAGACCCAGAGGCTCCTGGTGCAGCTGACTCAGAAGCACAGCCGAAGCACTGCCCTGCTGACGGGAACTTTCCTGGGTTGCACAAAAGTCCATTTGTTGCAGGGAAGCACCCAACGGTTTTCTTCAAATTTCCTCAGGCCCTTCATCTGCAAAAATTCCTTCGCCATCAAACCCAAGCAGTCTCCCTGGGATGGCACTCGTCCCCTTCAACCTATCACTTGGGCCACTCACTGTTGGCCATAGCAAGGACCATGCAAAGGGAAGAGCTAAGGAGTTTTTATCCCTCTTTGCTGTGCAAAAAGGCTATGCCCAGGCCGCTGTGCTGTGTAGCCATCAGGGAATCTAATTTCTATGAGTTTATCTTTGACTTTTCTTTAGACCAAGTGTATTTTTGGTGCTGTACCCTGCAGCAACAAGTTCCCAAGCTTAATAGTGCATCACAGACCgaaaatatttcctgttattttaaaCCTGCTGCATAATAATTTCTTGGGTGCCACCCTAGCCTTCCCTTCTCAGAAACCATGACTCGTGCatagaaagtgaaaaaggaatAATTATCCCTGAGATCTTTGTTACAGTACCCCACCTCAGGTaccttttccaaaaaaaaggTGATAGACTACAGACTCTCACTTGTGGGAAGTCTCTGCCAGATCTATATGCTCTGTCTTTTCCTAGGTTTAGGCACATATATTCCAAAGGTGAGAGGAGCAAGAGGAATGAGAACTAACCACAGTACTTTCATGGGAAAGCACCACTGaattaacagcagcagaatgACTCAATGTTCTGGCCCCTGTTCCTTTGTGATGAATCTTCCGCCTGCTTTTGGCTATTTTAACACACAATGAGCATTTTGAACTTACCCAATCAGGCAGCAAGATCTGCTCTCCCTGGGTGGCTATAGCTAGTGCAGATGGCACAACGTGAATACTGAGCTAGGACTTTCCTCCATCCCCATTCCTCCTGTACACTACTGTACGTTTGGTGCTGGCAGACCCGTGCCATGCCACCATCCCTTCTCCAACTTGCTTGGCTGCACTTGGGGTCAAGACGCAGACTAATGCCAGCTCCTTCTTGTCACCAGCCTGTGCCACAGCTGGATGGACTATGCTGCAGAAACCTTGTCAAGTACCTGGCTCACACTTAATTGTGCTGGTATCTGGGTGCTCCGCTAAAACTGGGTAGAACATCACTTTCTGAATCCACTGGATTGTTGGAAGCAGTGAGTTTGTAAGGGCAGTTATTAAGCTCCCAGGGCATGATCTTGAGCAACAGAGACCCTGCAGCCCCGGGACTTTCAGTACATGCTGTATGACAGGAGACCCTGTCTCCAACCTCTTGCTGAGACCAGGAGCCTGGCCTCAGGGTGCAGTGTTCAGTACCAGGTGCCCACACCACTGAGTGCTAAGAACTGTAGAAACCCCGTAAGTTCAGCAATATGCCACAAAATGTACCCAAAAGCTGCCAAGCAACAAAGATTCTCCAGCAAGGGACTAAACCAAAAGGGATTTGGGGAAGGGAGTAATTTCATATGTAAGGGATGCCAAAAATTTATAGTGGATGGGAAGGCTGAAGGAACTGTAGCAATGAATCCCTTACTAAAAGCTGATTGTTTTTACTTCAGGAGTTAACATAAGAGGTATATTTACAAGAAGTATAGCTCCATATatttatgaaacaaataaatgacATGTACAAAGTACAACTGCTGCTACAAAAGGAGCTGTACTATATTCAAAGGCACttaaacatgcatttttcctcttgatcAATACTGAAAGCACGGGAAAAATTCATTAACTTGAAAAGAGAGAGCATCAATAGAGTGAGGTTTATCCTAAAAGGGAGGTTATAGCTGTAAAACTTAAGTTGCCTAATTCTAGAAGTTATGAAATCATGTACTTCATTTGAGATGCCTGTGagatataaaaaatattgaagaattGAGTgtcactgacattttaaaatgcgTCATTCTACACGGAAAAGAATATTTCACATGCAGCTTCTCTTcaattttcccccaaaattcCCAAGATGGAAAAAAGCCCAGGACATTTTCTGGCAATATTCTGATCTTTTCTGATCCTTCCCATCTCAAACAAAATTTCGTCTGCTACCAACTAGTCTCTGAAAGGTATTACTCCAAGCTCTTGTAAACCAAATGCTACTTTAGTCTTTGCCAGGACTCAAACCAGTCCATAGGCACCAAAGAGGCAGGTGAAAATGAAGGCAGACCATGAAtactttcccttccttttattcctctctctgtATCAGGCAAAGCTGTATTGGCTCAAGGCCTCGTAGTTCTTATAACACTTCAATAATTTAGCTTGGCTTGCTATCACAATCCCTGTCTGTCGCTCTCCCACACAGAAATACTCTCCTCACGTACTTTGCCTCATGGGGGAAGATCAGAACGATTTGGTacttcagcagcactgacaggcagcctgaaaaaaaagccattattttGTTGTGCTACTTGGAGAATATGCAAGAAATTGTACTCCTAACACCTTCTTGTCTCCCTACAGATTATTTATTGctggaaaagagagggaaacGGGTGCCACTGGGAGCTGAATATATTAGTTTTTCTGAATCTCATTTCACCCAGGAAAAAACTAATAGTTATTGCAAAGAGAAATTCAAAGCTTTCCCTTACCTGCATTCTGTTTGCCTTTGTgtccatgcacacacaccctgTCCCCAGATACTGAgtcaaaatcaattttaaacATTAACTCAGGCTCGTGAAGAAGGTCTCATTTCCTAGAAATCAGTCGCCTCAGTCTTTCTCAGCTTTCCAGGTTCATTTTAATACCTGGCAGAATCTTAATGGGTTTTatcctcttccttttcactgcctcagctgctctttTACCACAACAATTTTATGTGGCAATCaataaaaagcagagcaaaccCTTGCATCCCTGCAGAAAAATGAGTAAGTGCTAGGGCTTTGCTTATTCTGCTGGCTGTTgtgtgaaagaaattaaaatggtgAAGGGAATAGGGCAGCAGTTCCCTGATTCTTCTCCTGAGacccctgcagcctggggagcatCCTCAGCTTGGGTCACACTCATGTTGGGGGTCTGGATTAGAGATTAGAGCTCTGCTTGAAATCAGCTAATCACGAGACTGGGAAAAAGTCTGGAGGAAAGCTGAGGCTAACATCAAGCTTagtgttttcttccagcaaagcattaaaaaaaaaaaaagatataaaaatggttttaaatataATGCGTTGCTTTGGAATTGGGCCTCTTGAAGCACATGGGGTCTTCTGAGCCTTTGGTAAAATCAAATGACACTGGCAAACCAAAGGCAATTCTACAGCAAAAGATTTCTCTGCAAACACTCAGGAAGAAAAGCCTGTCAGGGGCTAACAAACCCTGCCATTCTTCAGAAGCAACTCAGCAGGAAGAGAAGTTCAGGTGTCTCGGTGCTCGCGGATAGATCATGTTCATTATTGTGAAACTTTTGCAAGCACAGTAGCGTCTGTCTAAGAACATAATTGTGATCCATTGCTACTGAAGAAAAGGATGCTTTAGAAAATGATGCTTCTTATTGCTGTCCCAAACCATTGGTTACAGGCATGGCACCCATGTGTACAACTGCCCCAGCACTGGTTTCACTTAAGGACAAGGTTTTTACTCTGTAATTAGGTAAGACAGCACTCCAGACCTGCAGGGTAAAGCCATCTGCATTGCTCCACAGTGCCATGAGACTCAGCCTTTAGGAAGGACAGTGTCATCATTTGGGATCTGGCCCACTACCAGGACACCCAGTCACAGCTACCCCTCCAGGCAGCCTGCACGGGCCAAGGTCTTCTAAAAACATCCTTGGCTTTTGCTCCTGATTGCTCAGATCTGGACACTCTATGGACACCCTCCAAAAATATCACTGGACAGTTGGCCTGCAGCAAATTGACCTCGGTTTTCTGAGGTTTCTGTCCTAGCATTTTCATTACCCTATTTAAATTGCTTGCCCTTTGGAGTAGAGATCTCACATTCAGCAGCATATTGCCCTTGCAGCAAACTAACCcgcctctcctccctctctctttctcctaCAGTGAAGAAACAAGATCTCACCAAGCCCATGGGAAGCCATCTGCCCATCCTGCAGTGGGAAGACAAACGAGGCTTGGCCTTTACCAAGAACAACCTGAGCTATTCCAGCAACGCACTGGTGATACCCGTGTCTGGGGACTACTATGTCTATGCTCAGGTCACTTTCCGAGGGCCCATTGAAACTTACAGTAAAACAAATTCTGTCACCGAGATCATCACCAAAGTCACTGACAGTTACCCTgagcccacccagctgctgaCCGGCACCAAGACCCTCAGTGAAAAGGGAAACAGCTGGTTCCAGCCCATTTATCTGGGCGCCGTCGTCTCCTTAGAAGTAGGAGACAAGCTAGTGGTCAACGTTAGTGACATCAAGCTGGTGGATTACACCAAGgagcacaaaacattttttggtgCCTTTTTGCTGTAGGtcgctggcagcagctggggagggctTCCCTTCAGGGCTCTGGTGTGACCTTGCTGGACCTTGGCTTTGTGAGCATGCGTTGGGGTatgattttctgtgcttttaccCTTCTTCTGTACCGTCactcctctgcagctccctgcagccttaAATTAAGGGGTAGGGAGAGCTGAAAGCACAAGCTGAATTGAAAcaaacagcaggggaaaaaaaaaaaacaaaacagaactagGAAAATGAAAGTCAGATTGGAgggaaaagagctttttttttaaaaaaaagtaaaaactgagAGCTCTTCACAACTTTGTAAGCTAGGGAGGAACAGTTTTGTATCTGTGGGTAGGAATACTGATCGTGAATGTTGCAGCTAGGCTACATCATGAATTCCACCTCTGAGGTACGATTTCCTCAActcaaaacagtgttttggaCCTTCTCCAGCACTTCCACTGTAGTTTTGCATGACTCTTCTTCAGATTCTCGGTTCTAAAAGGTATGACTTGTCATCCTTTCCTTACAAATAGATTTGTTCAGTACTTTGCACTAACATAAAGCTCAGATTAATCATTAACTGCTTAATTAATCCCTTCCAACTTTCCTGTAGATTAAAATTACATCATGTGTTTTGAAGAAGctacttgaatttttttttccccaaggaacTGTTTACAGTTCTTTAAGTCAATATACAGCCTCAAAGCTTTATGCAAAATTTCTAGgcaagacacacacacactttctgtTTCAGCATGAAAGTGAAATCCCCCCACCAGGTCTTAacattaggaaaacagaaaagacaaggCAGAGAGATGCAGCAAAATTTTCCGCAGTTTTTAAAGCAACCACCAAAATTTTGAGAGAAAACCTCtgcaatattttgctttccattaCATTTAATGCAAAACAGGTGCAACTAAAGAAATCCCTGTCTTGGCACTCCCCCTTGCAGCCATTGCCAATGCTACAGCAGTCCCCCAACCACAAGGAACTCCCCAGCCTTTCCCTGGGTGAAGGCTGGCAACCAGTAGTCCCTACACAAGGTCAAGAGACCCAAAGACAGGaccatggcatggcacagccagGTGTGGAGCTTAAGAACGTTTTGCTTCCCACCTTgcacttatttattttcatagacCTTACTGTCTCTCAGGGAAATTCCCcagctttccttcccctcccacaaTAAACACATCGCTGATGGTGACTAAGGCCATGTTCTCATAGATTTGGACTTTACACTCTTTGGTGCCAGCAGGTGTCACACCCGAGCACCCACCACCCAGCTGTTCTGCCACAACCAGGCTTCACTCTCTGCAACTCTCTCCTGCCTCACCTCACTGGATTTCCTTCACTTTCCACCTCTTGGCCAGAAGCACCAGCAAGCCTTGGTTGCCCAGCTAACATTTCTGCTCAAGGCCACGGTGGAGCCCAGAACACACGGTCGGGGGCAGGGCGCACTGAGGCTGGGCGACATGTcgccctggggatggggggttGTAGCTGAAGAGCTCAAATGGGCAGAGCTACAAAAGACCGTGTGTGATGTTGCAGCCCAACCAGCAGTGAGACCAGGCTGCTTCGCCTGCAGCGAGCCTCCTCCTAGCCAGAGTACATTTATTGCTGTATAAAGATCTGTTTGAGCCAACAGGGAAAGGTCAGTAGCGCGGCTGAAGAGTAGAGATGGAGAAAGGCCAAGGCAGATGGGGGGtgaagggaggaggggagcacAGTAGGAGGTGGGAGACCCAGGCAACACCAGGATCTTTGCCTCTTCAGTAGTGGAAGCACCTTCATGCTGTCAGCTACCTCAAACTTCACAGGTCTTTTATGCAGTAAATCATCTCAGAAAAGGCAGCCTTTTGGCCGTCCTTCCCTATTCGGCAGTGCCTGTGTCCCATAGCAGCTCTCAGTCCTTCACTGTTTTAGCCACCCTGAGACAGCATTAAACACATCATAAAAGCGAGGAGATTGCCATcttgccctgccctgctttCCTCAGGGGGCATCTTTCTTGCTTCCAGATTATCTTTGGGTGTTGGTCCATTGTACAACACTGCTTATCCAGGAGATGTTGACAATGTCCCTGCGCCAAAACCTCATCACAGTTTGGCTTCACATCCTTTCTTGGACTTGTCCTTCATTTTCCCCACATCTCAGCTGTCCTCTTGATCCCTTTCTCCCACGAGCACCTTCCTGCCTTCTTGGCCCTTATACCTATTAGGTATAAGGACACCCCTTTGTCCAAAGCTAGTTTTCTACGTGCAACATCTCCCTTACAGTCACCCTAGTGCACACAGAAAACCACAAATAGCTCAGGATGGCAGAAAGTGAAGGTAACGGTCCTGCTAGAAGGTGCAAACACTCTTGGACAAAACAAATGCCCCTATTAGCTAGATTCACTTTCACGTTTAAGTCCCTACTCCTATGTTTTCTCCACCtgttcagccttttcttttaagctgAAGCTGGCCGAGACAGGAGCAGTTATTCGTCACATATCGGTTGTACTAGCACGTGCGATCTGGCCTCTTCACTTCTCAGAAAGGGTGTCTGCTCATTCAGCTCCTTGGCAGGGCTTTTCTTACCGCTCAgaacccaccaccaccaccacagtaaAATCTGGTGAAATCTTACACTTTTGGCAGCTCAAGACAAGGTTATTCTCTGGGAAATCCTAAGACTTCCCATATCTCAGATTGTTTAGTGTTCTCTCCACACTCCAGAGTCCTTCTGAGCTTCTGATCCCTCAGTGTGTGCCCAGAACATAAAAACATGGCGTTTGCAGCTCTTGCAGACCACCACATAAAGAACTTTAGGTAACTAGCACACGAACAATGTGATAAATcttataaaaggaaaatctaaAAGTGATGTGTCCAGGGCAGGTGTTTCTAAACAACTAGGAAGGAAAGCTTCTGTGAAGTGTTATATAGGATGGATTTGATTTATCCTTGGAGAAAATTGAAGTGCAAATCCTAGCTCTTCTGAGACAGTCACAGAAGTTCAGAAAGCTCTTTATTTCTACAAATGAGATGATGTAGCATTCTTCTGAGGCCGTGATGCAGTCCTGATAGGCTTGTACAGCAGATTTCCGTAAAAACTGTATCTAAAGTCATCATCACGTAATGCTTGGTGCATTGAATGATGGTAAATACAAGATCTAGGGGAGCAGAGTGGTGAATGTGGTATCTGGTACACAAGGAAAGAACCTTCTATAggatatacacacatacatacatagacagacatatatttgtgtatattcATAGAAGTTCTTGGAAGCCCACTGGCAATAATGAGCCTTTTTTACCACAAGGCACATAATTTGTGTCCACTGTACACTAATGATAAATTTCACAAGCAAAATATcgcctgctgcagctgttacAGATGTAACTCTTGATCCATTATCCATGGCtcaaaactatttattttagtCCATTTAGAGCAAGCTTTTGCACCTCGTTACACACACCAGCTTTTAGCACATTTAGCACACTAGCACATTTTATATGTCATAAAGTAATATATCTGGCATTACTTGTTTTAAAGTGGTGCAGGCACATTAATCCACACATCTACCCTAGTGGAaattctctcttcctccctttttttcccctctcagtgCTAATAATGTTTCTGTAATAGTGACCAGCAAATATAATAAGAACGCAGGGGCTGATACTGACCCTGTTGTAGATCAGCTATTCCTCCACAGAAGGTCAATGACATGAAGTCAGAGCAAAGCCACTTGAGCGAGACAGAGGTCAAGCTTAAAGGGAGCGATCTCAAGAGTGAACTCAAGCTGTGGATTCTCAGATTACTCCAAAGCTGCATAAGGACAGAAGTGTTCTCAGAAATCTGTGCTTGATTTTGAAttggacatttttttaaagtaaatcatTTCTGGAGATGTGAAAATGCATATGCGtcagcattttcaaatgaatgaGAAGATGACAAAATCTGGTCATGTGAACAAGTGACCTTTCAGTCGGTGGtcaaactgaaaatatgttttgttttgggtggaTGTGAAACTAAAACAGTTATAAGAAAAAATCCGAGCTGGAGAAAAAGGGTGAAATAGACAGCTCATGCTaaatgaataagaaatatattatttcaggCTTTGACCCTTAAGTTTCttaggaagaaggaaaaaaaaaaaaaaaaagcacttttcagaacaaaaccattgaaagaaaaagtaacagattttttttatctgatcaaaatattttagttctTAGTAATACTCTTCTTCCCTAATCCCTTTGATCCCCTCAAAACTAACACTAAATATAACCCAAATACATGAAAATGCTCACTTACCTACCGCTTCCCTTCTCCTTTAAAGCTAAGTATCGGTAAATAAGCGTtaattttttctccataaaCATACAGAAGTAAATTTAAAGCTGTAAGGATCACAGCTCAAATCTTACCAACATATACTTGTGCTGTACTTAGCCCTGAGTACATGGCTAAAGGGGTATCGTAAAAGCGAGCTCCGTTTTCCTATTTGGTGCATGGCAGGAGTAAAATCTTCATTGcttaaattaaaagcagctaAAATGTTTTACCTGGTTTACCCTCAACTACACAATTATAGGAGCAATCCTCCAAATCCAGGAGTACTTATGTGGACCATCTCCAGCACGTGTATGTTGGCAGGATTAGGGTCTAGAGGTGTAAAGCTGGTGGTGTTCCTTAGGAAAACGCAGCCCAAATGATGAAAAGATGCTGCCGAGGTGGTTCTGGATGTAGCAGTTCAGTGGGCGTTAGGAAGAGCAGACCCCTGGTACGAGGGGGCACTACCAGGCTACACTGAACTGCTGCACAGAACAAGGAGAAGGGATGAAAGTATTCACTTGCAATTTTCAACaaagatatttcagaatttcaaaggAATCTCATTCTTCACTTCTGTTTGGTGTAACTGACCACactgtgctttgttttattaatgTCCTGAGTGGCCCATCATTTCAGATGGGAAATGAGGAGAAAATTCATTCTTTAGAAGAATCAGAAAATGTCAAGAATTTTTGCCCAGATCTGGGTACAAAACACCAGTATAGCATTTTGCTATTGTAAGGAATTTTATATAAGTGACTGTATATTGTCTTGTGCTTTGGTACCAATGTGTGTCTTTACCAGTAGAACTGACTTAGCTTCTTGTTTCCAAGTTTTATGATAATAAAACTGCAAGTTAATGAATGTGACAACTTCTGATCCTGGTCCCCTTCCAAAAACACTAACCAAATAACACACTTTAGAGCCATCACGCAGCCAGATAATGCTGATGTATGAGTGACCTATTTTGTGGCGTGTTAACATGTGAATGGCTTATTTTCTGCACAGTTGAAGGTCCCTCACCAGAGTGAACTGGGGCTTACACAGCCTTGCTGTATAagtatatctatatatatatatacacagttACCTATATATGTAAGTCCCCCAGGGGCATATAGAGACTTgcatttcaaaaggcaaaaccGTAAAGGCTGagcagattttcattttcagtcccttttcccctctgcagcGTGGGGAACAGCTGGTTCCctctttttgttatttcatagtttattttgaaaaagcaagtCCTATGGAAAAGCAGCGTTCATCAGAAACTGCATCACAGCTGTACCCTCAGCCTGCTGAGTCGGGCACCCATAGCTCCCACCGAGCGCCCAAGGGAGACGGGAACCACAGTGTCACCATCTGGCCAACAAGCCACGTTGGCCCTGTCCGCAACCACACACAAGAGCACCTTGGCAGCTTGGGAACTGAACGTTTCTGATTGCTGAGCTCCTGGTTGCCAGGTACCACCCAGCTAGGAAATCAGGGTCCAAGTCTTGttggaaggcagcagagctccAGGCACCCTTACCCTGTTCTAGCTTGAGCTTTGCTGTCCTTACACTTTCAGCATAATAAGCAACATCCACTGGATACGTATTTCTTATCCTGAGCGGTGTTAtcttcagtttctctgctgCCAAGAAtgcaaattctttctttccactAGCAGAACTGAGAAACACTCTCCCATGGGGCATATTATTTTCTAGttccaaaatttattttgttttcctggcttGAACTCAGAGTAGcgtatttaatttgtttcaggAGAGGTTTCTGGTTAAGTGCTCTGGCTCAAGAAAGGTTTTCCCTTGAAAACTCTGACGGAGGGCATAGGTCTACCTACAGGTTTCCACCCACGTGCAAATACCTGAGATGCTTTGTTAGCAGCCTCTGTAGATCAGCCAAGAGTTAATTAGACAGCACGAATCAGACTGCTTTCTCCTGTAACTCCAAAaatgttggtggttttttgtttttttaaatccaatAGCTACCTCACATTTAAAAgaatagcaaaacaaaattataattttattattattattttctattttaacttgagCTGAGCAGAATTCACttttttattgccattttaCTGTGCTTTGCACATACAGGGTAATAACTTGAGTTAACACCTTCTTTGTGGTCTAAATACACTGGCACATACAGTTCCTCCATGTGAGTGTTTGCCTGCCTTTAATTATACAGAAGGTGCCCATGCTCAATAGGGTCCCTCTGTAGCgaggtggggggaagagatGCACATTTCCAAAAGGCTGCTCATGCTAGAGAAGGTGGGGATAACAGAGGTACTTCTCTCCCAGGGCTACAGAGGGATGTACATAGTATTTTTCTAGCTAAATGCAAGTAAAATAACAGCAGGAGAGCCTGACTTTCATACAACGAAGCTGTGGCTCCATGAAATTCATCCCGCAGAGCAAGGCACTACCCACGAGAGTTTGATGTTCCCAGCTCTGTCAGCCAAGGTGCCCAGCCACTGCTGGATCTGCTAGctgtcagctttgcttttgcactAAGATCGCTTGTCCAAGCTGGGGGGAAGCTCAATATCACAGTTAACGCATCCAGCTTTGGGAAGAGCTTTGAGTTCACTCTGGCAGGGCACGGAGACTTTGTCTCCTAAGCACCCTGCAGGATGCAGCATAAGCTAAGGTGAAGTGGAAGTGATCTGCGCTCACAGGAAGGTTCCATGCTATAAAAATTTCAGCTCACAGACAGGCAGCTGAATCGAGGATGCATCTTCTAACACACTCAGAATCTGTCCAACAGGTTCTCAAAGGAAATGAGGACTCCactgttcagtttctttttgaGACCCAGTGCCAAAGCTAGCACAGTTCTCTTCAAAAAGTGCAAAAACAGGAGCAAAGTTTGTCAACACTGACAGTTCCAAACTCATTTTgcctattattattattgctgaaGCCTTTGGAACAGCATGAAAGACATTGCCTGCGAAGTTGTGACCTTGTTTATTAAGCACCATAAGCCAGGAGTGTTCAGGGGTTTTGCTGAATAATGAACTAAACTAGCTTTCCAGACACTCTCATTCTTGCGCAAATCAAGATATATTCTTTCATTGATTGtaaagttttatattaaaacatcaaaaaaagcactgaaaaagatTACTGCATATTTATTGGTACTGTACATATAGATGTCTTAATTTTATGTAAGAGAGACTAAAAATCATGGTATAAAATTTAGATCTATTATACTAAactgctatattttttttttagaaaatagcTCTGATGCCTTCTGTCAATGAAATTTATAAATAGTTCTTTAACATGTGCTTTGTatcttaaagcaaaaaataaaagcatttcattttattcatatttattcCTGAGTCTGTCTTTATTCTAATAAGCACCCACCAAGTGTTCATATTTACAGTCAGGAAGCGTATAAATTTCTGCATGCCAAAGGGGTTGAAGTGTGCTGTGTATTGCatattttacatgttttctcAAATATGTAGTGTTTTTTTCTACATAAGCTATTAATCACATACAGAATATAcatgcagaaaattattaacACTAACATTTCAAGAACAGTGAAATTAAGCCCTGCTCATCTGAGGCCAAGTTACAGACATTTTCATGAGCCTTCATTTTAAGGGctttaattaaagaattttGTCCCAGTAGTATATGACTGAGTTCCAAGACTGTAATTTTCAATTTCACAcagatttgattttttcttttgatgtggCTGAATCtcaccttcatttttaaatgttcctaACTCCACTGACAAcatctcctcccacccccccctcaaaaaaaaaaaaaaagaatcagtgCATCCCAAAGATGACACATCTTGCTCAAGAATTAAAAACTCCCAttgagctgctttctgctcaaCAGTATTATTTAGTAAAACCTCAGTGTGTTTTGAGATTTCTTTAGAATTTCAGAACATTGGAGCACAACAGCATTTATGATTCAGAAAACCAGACTTCATGTGGATTCCCCGATTCTCACGATAAGATCCATTTGACTGACCCCATAAATTGCAATTTCTGCCAAAACCCCAAAGGGAAAATATAATTGTGTCTTCTAGAGTAATAAATCTTGTTCATGGGAGCCAGCTAAAGTTACAGGGATGGCTCCAGTCTGCAGCCTGCACGTCGGATGTTACTCTGGCTTCTTCTAAATTCCAACGGAGATGCGTGAGCTTTCTCTCTTGGGGCCATCTCCCTTTCTCTATTAATTCCAGAGAACTTGGAAACGTTTCAGCACAGCTGAGGTTAAGGAGTGGAAATCACAGCCTGAACTTCATTTCCAAGCCGAACAAGTGCCTGTTCAGATGACCAGCTCTCTCTGTGGTCCCCAGAAAAGCCAGCTCAGCATTTCCCAGAATCAGAACCTGAAGCTGGCTACTGCACCAGCCCACGTGACCGTCCTCCCTCATCAATCAACATGACAGCGAAGCAACTGGctttcccccttctcttcctGCCTTATTTGATGAGAATAAGCTCACTAGTTAAATGAGACCATTGTCCTATATGCCAGGAGGGGAGGAGGTTCAGCATTCCCTTCTGATGGTCCAGCCAGTTGATGACTGTAAAGGCACACCAAAATCTCCCCAAGTTTTGAGTTAGTCCTCG
It encodes the following:
- the TNFSF15 gene encoding tumor necrosis factor ligand superfamily member 15; translation: MPGAGMDRVSEITLEEEAPGISQASRMHLRKDLRRIRCAVLLCLLSMLLLMMPTVYLLVGNLRAPSSCASQVTEERGSRFLKQRAVDTVTDTLSSTEKPRAHLTVKKQDLTKPMGSHLPILQWEDKRGLAFTKNNLSYSSNALVIPVSGDYYVYAQVTFRGPIETYSKTNSVTEIITKVTDSYPEPTQLLTGTKTLSEKGNSWFQPIYLGAVVSLEVGDKLVVNVSDIKLVDYTKEHKTFFGAFLL